From a single Lolium rigidum isolate FL_2022 chromosome 7, APGP_CSIRO_Lrig_0.1, whole genome shotgun sequence genomic region:
- the LOC124678536 gene encoding CBL-interacting protein kinase 21-like: MEAAEGAMRMGKYEMGRTLGEGHFGKVRLARHAESGRAFAIKILDRQRILAMKINEQIKTEIATLKLLKHPNVVRLYEVSASKTKIYMVLEYVNGGELFDKIALKGKLPEKEARKLFQQLMDAISYCHEKEVYHRDLKPENVLVDAKGNIKVSDFGLSAFSQHQRKDGLLHTTCGSPNYIAPEVLLNRGYDGSMSDIWSCGVILYVMLTGNLPFDDDNIVVLYQKILKGTVHIPKWLSPSAQDILRKILDPNPITRFGIDGIRAHDWFNQSYTPAVPFDDDDDNYIGDDNPQMPKHNGILDNPAINQINAFQLIGMSSCLDLSGFFEKEDVSERKIRFASNHSPTYLFEKIESNVTNMGFQVQRNNGKLRVVQERKGPTNPRGHGSLLISAEVFEINESLYVVELKRSSGDCSLYRQVCATLSDDLGICKSQQLLKKDSMRQELYRFNSSF; this comes from the exons ATGGAGGCGGCGGAGGGAGCAATGCGGATGGGGAAGTACGAGATGGGGCGGACGCTGGGGGAGGGGCACTTCGGCAAGGTGCGGCTGGCGCGGCACGCCGAGAGCGGCCGCGCCTTCGCCATCAAGATCCTCGACCGCCAGCGCATCCTCGCCATGAAGATCAACGAGCAG ATAAAGACGGAGATCGCGACGCTGAAGCTGCTCAAGCATCCTAACGTCGTCCGGCTCTACGAG GTTTCGGCGAGTAAGACCAAGATATACATGGTCCTTGAGTATGTAAATGGAGGAGAGCTATTCGACAAAATC GCGTTAAAGGGCAAGCTGCCAGAGAAAGAAGCGAGGAAACTGTTCCAGCAGCTGATGGATGCTATAAGCTATTGCCACGAGAAGGAAGTTTACCATAGGGATCTTAAG CCAGAGAATGTCCTggttgatgcaaaagggaacatAAAGGTTTCTGATTTCGGGCTAAGTGCCTTTTCACAGCATCAACGG AAAGATGGATTACTGCATACCACATGTGGCAGCCCGAACTACATAGCACCTGAG GTCCTTCTCAACAGAGGTTATGATGGCTCCATGTCAGACATTTGGTCCTGTGGTGTTATCCTGTACGTAATGCTTACAGGGAATCTTCCATTTGACGACGACAATATCGTTGTACTTTATCAGAAG ATTCTGAAGGGGACTGTCCATATTCCTAAATGGCTTTCGCCAAGCGCCCAAGATATACTGCGGAAAATCCTGGATCCTAACCCCATTACCCGCTTCGGTATAGATGGAATAAGGGCACATGATTGGTTCAATCAAAGTTATACTCCGGCTGTGCCctttgatgatgatgacgataatTACATTGGTGATGACAACCCACAGATGCCTAAG CACAATGGCATTCTGGACAACCCTGCGATCAACCAGATCAATGCTTTTCAACTCATTGGGATGTCCTCTTGCCTTGATTTATCTGGATTTTTCGAGAAAGAG GATGTCTCCGAAAGGAAAATCAGATTTGCATCAAACCATTCTCCTACTTATCTATTTGAGAAGATAGAAAGCAATGTCACAAACATGGGCTTCCAAGTGCAGAGGAACAATGGCAAG CTAAGAGTGGTCCAAGAACGCAAGGGACCAACAAATCCAAGAGGGCATGGATCATTATTAATTTCTGCTGAG GTGTTTGAGATCAATGAATCTCTTTATGTTGTTGAGCTAAAAAGGTCATCTGGAGATTGTTCCCTATATAGACAG GTGTGTGCCACACTCTCAGATGACTTGGGAATATGCAAAAGCCAGCAACTTTTGAAAAAGGATAGTATGAGACAAGAGCTTTATCGATTTAACAGTAGCTTTTGA